The genomic stretch TCCTGAAAAACAGGATCCTTGCCTATACTCTGGAGTGTTGCCGGATTATCAGGTTCAGGAAAGGCGTCGGCGGGCCGGCCGGCCAGGACCTCTCCGCCTGACGAAAAAACGGAGAATCCCACGAATAACTGGTTGTCCTCAAGAAGATAGGTAAGGTATTTATTAATGGCGGAACGGGATTTTTCCATGGACGCACCGGAGTTTTTTTCCGGCAGTATATGATCCACCTCTTCAGTGAGAAGGTAGGACGAGGTGAATGCCCTAACGTCGGAGGAACGGTCTGCAAACCAACTGGAAATATTAAGGGAGGTGCGGTGAGTCGTGTCCGAGAGATTCTGATAGACCTGGTCCTCAATAATGTTGTCCAGGTAGTTTATGGCCAGCATTCCGGCCAGGAACGAGGGGATAAGGACGCTCACGGTTACAAGCCCGAGAACACGGAACCTGATGGTCTGACTCGCGGCCAGCAGGCGTGTAATGCCGGATGAAAGTTTGCCGACGGCCCTTTTCTGATTTGAGAATGTTTGTAAAGTATCGTTTATTTTCATGGCAGAACCATAACTGAATGAAACGCCAAAATCAAATGGCATGGATTGTTGATGACTTTTTACTACGACCCTATCATTGTTTAACTTGTGAGGTCTTCTGTGATATAAGACGACAATCATGTGTTTAAGTGCTTTTGTCTGCTTAATATGCCGTGGTCGGCGCAGGCAGGGGCAGTTCACCTGACGTGGGTTGCATCGCGGGTTATTCATTCATGGAGGAAACAGATGGTAACAGCAGGAAAAACCGTCCTTGTGGTCGAGGACAAGGCATCCCTGACACAGATGCTTCAGTTCCTCTTCCTTTCCCGGGGGCTTAACGTTCAGATCGCCTACAACGGGGAAGAAGCCCTTGCCAAGGCGAGGGAACTTTGCCCCGACCTTATCCTTCTGGATATCATGATGCCGAAAATGGATGGTTTCGAGGTCCTGGAGAGGCTTCGGGAAAGTGAGAGCACCGCAACCATACCCGTGATAATGCTCACCGCCCGGAAGAGCCGTGAGGATATGAATAAGGCCACCGAGCTTGGGGCTGTGGAATACATTACAAAACCTTTCAAGGCCGTGGAGGTGGTCGATAAGGTACTAAGACACCTGGGGTAGCAAATGTTCAATCCCATCGAGTGGATCAGGTCAAGTATCCGCAGGAAGGCCATCATCGGCCTCCTTGTTATCCTGTTGTCGGCTGTCTTCCTGACGGGACTTTCCATTGTCAGCCAGGCCAGAAAATTCATCATCCTGGAGGCCCAACGCAGGGCTTCCTCCGTTGCGCGCTTCGTGGGCAACAATCTCGGTGCCACCGTGGTTTCCTACAATGACTCGGCCAAAATAAAACTGGCCATGGACAGTATTTGCGCCGATTCCAGCATCCTCTACGCGACATTCTTCGATGAAAAGGGAAACATCCTTGCATCGAGCTGTTCAAAGGGCCGAGACCTGGGTTCGGGATCCCTTCCGCTTAGTGAACTTTATGAC from Deltaproteobacteria bacterium encodes the following:
- a CDS encoding response regulator, coding for MVTAGKTVLVVEDKASLTQMLQFLFLSRGLNVQIAYNGEEALAKARELCPDLILLDIMMPKMDGFEVLERLRESESTATIPVIMLTARKSREDMNKATELGAVEYITKPFKAVEVVDKVLRHLG